One window of Burkholderia cepacia GG4 genomic DNA carries:
- a CDS encoding DNA-binding protein, which produces MSDLAADEPRLIAEIDRLKVDFPKTRELYREVCALMFFRFGITPTANRLYQLVRKGSMSTPTAVLGEFWAELREKSRVRIEHPDLPADLQAAAGELVAALWSRSSTDAATALDALRAEVEAERAAAKAEVVALQAELSRTETALEQRTVALLAAQVRIQELEQARAADAASRRALEADVERLKADNADADRALAQARADFSSQLDRLRDDAGRAEERLRASEKRALQEIDRERLAATRLQKELDTTTARAEQRDAQHRKDLAALQAQLADTQHRCGMLEGQLDGARAANAAYVGELDALRTERASRAPVRRTPGRPAGGGLRAAKPVARKRIPKPA; this is translated from the coding sequence ATGTCCGACCTTGCCGCCGACGAACCCCGCCTGATCGCCGAAATCGATCGCCTCAAGGTCGACTTCCCGAAAACCCGCGAGCTGTACCGCGAAGTCTGCGCATTGATGTTCTTCCGTTTCGGCATCACGCCCACCGCAAACCGCCTGTACCAGCTGGTACGCAAGGGGAGCATGAGCACGCCGACGGCCGTGCTCGGCGAGTTCTGGGCCGAGTTGCGGGAGAAGAGCCGCGTTCGCATCGAGCATCCGGATTTGCCGGCCGATCTGCAGGCCGCCGCGGGTGAGCTGGTTGCCGCGTTGTGGAGCAGGTCGAGCACCGACGCCGCCACCGCCCTCGATGCGCTGCGTGCGGAAGTCGAAGCCGAGCGCGCCGCGGCGAAAGCAGAAGTCGTCGCACTGCAAGCCGAACTGTCCCGGACAGAAACCGCGCTCGAGCAACGCACGGTCGCGTTGCTGGCCGCACAGGTGCGTATCCAGGAGCTCGAGCAGGCGAGGGCGGCGGACGCGGCATCGCGCCGCGCGCTGGAAGCCGACGTCGAGCGGCTGAAGGCCGACAATGCGGACGCCGACCGTGCGCTGGCGCAGGCCCGCGCCGATTTCTCGTCACAACTCGACCGGCTGCGCGACGACGCTGGCCGGGCCGAGGAGCGCTTGCGCGCATCGGAAAAGCGGGCGCTTCAGGAAATCGACCGCGAACGGCTTGCCGCTACGCGGCTGCAGAAGGAACTCGACACGACCACCGCGCGTGCCGAGCAGCGCGACGCGCAGCACCGCAAGGATCTCGCGGCACTACAAGCGCAACTGGCCGACACGCAGCATCGCTGCGGGATGCTCGAAGGCCAGCTCGACGGCGCCCGCGCGGCCAATGCCGCGTATGTCGGCGAGCTCGACGCGTTGCGTACCGAGCGTGCGTCGCGCGCACCCGTGCGCAGGACACCGGGTCGACCGGCCGGCGGCGGCCTGCGCGCGGCGAAGCCGGTTGCCAGGAAGCGCATTCCGAAGCCTGCGTGA
- a CDS encoding membrane protein, with protein sequence MLNKVPAVTAVFWIIKILSTTVGETGADYLAVRAGLGVPVTDTLMALLLVCALVFQFRAKTCVPWLYWLNVVLVSIVGTQITDALTDGLGVSLYASTACFAVALATLFAAWYRSERTLSIETIVTTRREAFYWAAILLTFALGTAAGDLATEALGLGFRLGIVSFGAAIALVAVSMRIGVNRVLAFWLAYILTRPLGASLGDFLSQAREYGGIGLGAATTSAVFLTSIVLLVACTTLANRPARVR encoded by the coding sequence ATGCTGAACAAGGTGCCCGCCGTCACGGCGGTCTTCTGGATCATCAAGATCCTGTCGACGACCGTCGGTGAAACCGGCGCCGACTATCTCGCCGTCCGCGCCGGCCTCGGCGTGCCGGTCACCGACACGTTGATGGCCTTGCTGCTCGTCTGCGCGCTCGTGTTCCAGTTCCGGGCCAAGACCTGCGTGCCGTGGCTGTACTGGCTCAACGTGGTGCTGGTCAGCATCGTCGGCACGCAGATCACCGACGCGCTGACCGACGGGCTGGGCGTCAGCCTGTACGCAAGCACCGCCTGCTTCGCCGTCGCGCTCGCGACCTTGTTCGCAGCCTGGTATCGCAGCGAGCGGACCTTGTCGATCGAGACGATCGTCACGACGCGCCGCGAAGCGTTCTACTGGGCCGCGATCCTGCTGACGTTCGCGCTGGGCACGGCCGCCGGCGATCTGGCCACCGAAGCACTCGGCCTCGGGTTCCGGCTCGGCATCGTTTCGTTCGGCGCGGCGATCGCGCTGGTGGCCGTCTCGATGCGAATCGGTGTGAATCGTGTGCTCGCGTTCTGGCTCGCCTACATCCTCACGCGCCCGCTCGGTGCGTCGCTCGGTGATTTCCTGTCCCAGGCCCGCGAATACGGCGGCATCGGGCTGGGCGCGGCGACGACGAGCGCGGTGTTCCTGACGTCGATCGTCCTGCTGGTCGCCTGCACGACGCTCGCCAACCGACCAGCGCGCGTTCGGTGA